From the genome of Phoenix dactylifera cultivar Barhee BC4 chromosome 5, palm_55x_up_171113_PBpolish2nd_filt_p, whole genome shotgun sequence:
GAACTCTTTTCTTGCTTGAAAGCTGTcgacttttcccttttttcggTGTTAGTTATTCTCTAAATGCCTCTGAGTTGATGCTTCAGTGACTTGAAGAACCCTAACATGCATTAACATGTCCCATGCCCCTTTTTTGTTTTAGTAAATGGCTAGCTCTCATCTTGCTCAGAATCATGACGTGGTCTGATTCTGACCTAATTGCAATTGGTTCTCACCATCGCTCGACTCTCCATGAATAACTCCGATTCTATCTCTTCCCTCCtcccttatatatatttaactagTTCAATGAATCAGTGCCGTTAGTTAAGTTTGTTTATTACCTTATTATGAATCAGCTCTTTAATTGATGAGTTATGATATATGAGAGAAAACCCCAATGTAGTTCAATGAATTGAAACTATTTTACCTAAACTAATTCGGTTAGGACTCTCCATTCACAGTGATGCAATGATATTTTGCATTATTATAATACCATGTAATAATAAAGATTAAAGAGTAgtaaaagtatataagaaaaatGCTAACAACTATcattctttatattttttctgCATATATTTATAATCTTAATTTACTTTTCTCATATACAAATAATtaacaattaatatatttattatgtcGTCATGATGTCGTGGTTCAATTCCAGGTGACCTAACGGTCGAATCGGTGACCTGTGACCCTGTTTCTTTCCAGGGTTTGATCAATGGCCTAGGTTTTAAAACATTGGATTATCAATAATAGGAGGGCCCATGATTGCACGGCTGATGTTAGAGTTTTGTATCATGCTGTTAAAAATGTTGATCTTGACAATATTAGTAGGATTTCGAAATCCAAATTTGTGTCTCCTGAAGCGGTATTTGGAATGCTTGATTATTGCTTTGTCAAAATCTCAAAGGGTTTGGTTGATAAGATTTTGAAGAGGTTTAGCGGTGATTGGATTCCAACATATGGTTTCTTCATATGTCCTGGTACTAAAATAGGCTATAGACATTCTTTTGACTCTTAGGACATGATGGTTGGCATCTAGAAAAATGAAAGTGCTTTGATGTGATGTGGGGATTGATTGTTGAGATGGTTTGGCTTGGGGTTTCATCTCACTATCAATGATGATAAAAGTGACGAGAAGGCTTGCTAGAGCCTTTAGATAGAATTAAGCCATAAAGACCTTTCATAACATAGAGAAATTCTGTGTTAAAAAAGATGCTTTAGCCATGAATGTAGTCTTGGATACCTTGCGTATGGAGACGACTGTTAAGGACACGTATGATGCCTTTCTAGAGCTAAGGAATGAGATACATATCAATCCAGGTAGGTTTAATGCTGAGCGGTGCAAAGCACGAAAATTTTAAGAGGCTCAATGGACTATGGAGGAAATGAAAGCATTTTGTTTTTATCCTTGTGTGACCACATATACTAGtctgatttaattgtgtttcatggagaaaattttttgaatggaTGATGCTATTCTTGATGAGATGCATGCCCTTGGATGTCCTCGGAATGTTGTGACTTATACCATAGTAACGCAAAGGAAACCCTCAAAACTTTTTGAAGGTTTTTGACAAGATGACGAGGGTTGGTTTCACACCCGAGGCTTCATTGATTCATATACTAGGTAGAGCAAGCTGATGCCAATCATATGTGAGGTGATCTGCAAGAGTGGAATTTCTCCAAACAGAACTAAATAGAAGACCCTGATTTCTGCTGCCCGTGTCACTCCCAAGAAGGGAGTGCTTTGAAGTTGCTTCTGAAAATGGAAGAAAGCTCATGCAAGCCTGACATTAAACACCCCCTACTGAAACTATGTTGTACTAAAAATTGGATGAGGATCCTCTTATATTTGTGGGCACGTGTGTTTAAACAAGGACATTAGCCTTGACTTTGAGACCTATTGTTTAAAAAGGACAATAGCCTGCACTTCGAGACCTACCTTGTTTTGGCACATGGGCTAtgttagaataaaaaaaataagagcatCCTGCTTGTTTTTTGAGATAATGGTGtcaaaattctttcttcctaaattttaaaacaaatacaaaattcAAAGTTGTTAAAGGTGCACCTAAGGTGCAAGGCGCACCAAGGCTGCAACCTTAGCACCTTGCCTTCCTTGAGATGAGTGACTTTACTTAGACACAGAAAAAACACATACTTTCTGTGCCTTGAAGTGAAGCCCTGGCGCAAAAAGGCATGCCTTTGTTCTTTTTAATCTCAGCAATCCATTATGTTGCTATGATTAAAATCATGGGGCTTACGTGGTCAAAAAGAGAGGAGGGGCAATAAAGTTATATGACTTAAGGAAATAAGCGAACGGGAGAGATATGCAAATGGAGACCAATATACAGATCTAAGCATAGATTTAAGATACTTGAAACAGAATATCTTAAGCATCAGGAAGGATATATATAGATGAAATCAATTATAaagtatttatatattatttctgAACATCTTATCATGTATGAAAATGTACTCAATTTTTTCTTACCCCGTCATTAATGGTGAAAAAGAAGAGCTCAAAGGGGTTCCTCAAGCAGTGCTTGACTAGAAGAGCATATAAATCCACGGAAGCTAATAAAAGATTCCATGAGCTTTGCAAGATGACTGCTGCCACAAAATAGCTGCACCAAATAATGAAGGTCAATTCAGAAGTTAAGTAAACTCATTTATGATCATCTTTCTATTGGAAATTGCAATTGCTACCAAATCTACACATTGTAGTGAGAAGTGACCATTAATTTAATAGCTAAACTACATTAAACCATATTGAAGCAACAAATTTCTAGCATGAGATGAAATATGCAATTTCCAGTAAATGAAGTAATGAGAGTCTTATATAACAAGAGATGCTGaagaatttatttttattttccagCAAATGATAATTAAACTTAGGACGAAGAAAAAAGAGTAAAAGGACTAGTGACTTTTTTGAATGcttaatatgtgaattaaaaaaaacttagaaTCAGAAAAATGATTCATCAAACCAAGACTACCACAGAGCTATCAATGCGTGGTAAAGGGTACCCAAGAAACCCAAGTTAGACTAGTTTCATGTTATACCGACCTATACCACTTGGTTTCTAATGATGATTGGGCAGGAGAAAAGGGTCTCCCGAACCTATGTCGGTACATGAGCTATACTGCATTTTACTTGGCATACCATATCATATTGGCGGGGTACTGGTATGATACCTTGTATTGTTATAGCAAACCTTGGTTTGGTTGCAGGAAATTATTTGGAAAACTTTTTTTCCTTGAAAAATCTGAAAACATTTGAGTTAATTTTTTGTACAGTATTTGTATAACAGTTATAAAGGTTATTTTAATTGATGTCAGTAGGCCTTGCTGTAATTGTTCTAACTATTTTACTTTTTCACTTGTACCACCCTTCACTGCTAATTTTTTTGAATAGATGTCACACATGTTCCTCCAACTAAATTTAGAGTTTGTACCAAAAAGCTAAATGTTGGGTTTTGCTAGGGTTTTCCTCCTCTCCCTTGGCTTCTGTTACTTTTAGGTTTTCacctccttcctctttcttccttttctctctaTAACTGGGATTTCTACAGCTGGCATGGGGCCTCTCCACATCCCTAGGTTGTTGATCCAAGAACTGGCTGACTTGAGGCTCCCCTTTCTGCTAAACTTCTCCGCTTCTTTTGCTATGAGTGGAAACCTTTCAGAATCCCCTGCTTCTGTTCTTTAAATTTTATTATCTTTTAACTGACTTTAATATAAAGCAGACATTATGAGCTTCTCACAAGCACCCCTTCCCTTGAATTCTTCATGGCCTTCTTTATCATTCTTCTCAAATATAAAAGAGATTAaattgattttcttttcttttagtattcatatgtttccatttattgcatattaattTGTGCAAGATTTGCTAGCATCAATGCTAAGTATGTTTTATTGATTGAATAGTCTACATGGATTTGTGGTCTGTACTTTTTCCATGTTTTGAAACTTTCACATAATATGAGAAGCTAATCTCGCCAACACTTCCAGGGCAGTGTTTTGGTTATTACCATCAAAAGGCATGCTTCTTGCTAGCTAAGGAGCGAGTTATGAGCTTTACTTCTCCTTTGTTGTTTTGGCCTTCTTTTGTATTCTAGATGCTGTATCAACATCCTTCAAGTTAGAATTTATTATTAGCTGCACTTGGGATCTTAATGAGCAACCCTGTTAGCCATTTGAAGCAGTTTGCCTTACATATTGAAGGACTAAAGGTCTGTCATTGTGCAGAGGGAGTTGAAAGGAatcaaagaatttttgaaaatgagagatttgcAGCTGTCACTTAACCAAACCCAGAGGGTAAGGCTGCAGGTGGCTCTCCAGCAGCTTCAGGACCTTGCTTCTCAAGCTGCTGCTTCTTCCTCGGTCACCATTGCTGACACAATCCCTGTCAACAATGAAGACGGTATTCTCAAGTAAGATAAGAAGccacaattttcttttcttttctttcctccttaCACCCAATGGTTTATTTTCATCCTCTttttaatttcattttcattatcttttgttTTAGGAAAGAATTTTGTGAAGCAGGTTTCTGATATTAATTTTATACTTCTTCTACTGTTGTATCCTTTATGCTTCTATTTTTGCTTTTGTCTGTTATGATTTTCTTGGACATTTTTTGGTCCTTTTTCTTAGTCTTTATACAAACTAATGGAAACCAAGCAAGAGAAGTTTCTCCTCATGTTAGGTTTCTTGCATATGATCATTTTGTATATGTTGTTTGCATTTTCTGGTGTGTTTGTATGACTATTTCTTGTGTTATTTTCTCTTTGCTCTATCTTTTGTCTTAATTCATTCTTGGAATGACTTGGCACACGATGTGGATCTTTTGTTATTAACTTAATATCTTTAATATGGGCAACCTGAATAGTATTTCCTTTCTTATCTTTCAACTTTTTTTACCTATCCGTACTGTTTTCCTTTTTAGTTCCACCTTGGTAGTGCTATCCGACTCACACTATTTTTTCTTAATATATTGACTTTAAATCTCATCGTTGCCTTCATCTCTATGATACGATCAGGGGGCATGGGACGTCAGAACTTGATGGTCAAGTGGTTGCCACTTTGTGTGGTGTGGTGGAGCGAGTAAATAAACTGGTTTATGTACGTGCTCTAAGAGCCAGGTACTCATACATCCATGCCCTTTAGTATCAgtttcaaatatattttttctgtGTTTTCTAAAATTGGTTTAGGTTTCAAAATATGGAATGTGCACCAATCTCGGTGGTCAACATGTTCGAAAAAGCTACAAAATtacgtaaatttttttttcttgaagctTCATATGCCTAAAGCTGAGTTCTTATTTGAATCTAATAATAGCTGCCGAACCACTTTATTAATGAGCTGATTTGATGACTTTGAGAGTTTCATCTCAAAATTTACTCAGCATATTGGCTGAGATAAGCTCCTTTCAATTTGTTGACTAAATTAATTTTCTTCTCAAAATTTGTGAGATATGTTGTTAAAATTCTCCCTAAACCAAATAATTCCAATAATCCTTAAGTGCTATCCTATCTCTCATTTTGAGTCATATACTTTGGGAACTAGTCGAAtcatctatccctttttatctaCATATATTATGATAACTCCGAACCTTGAAACTTCATTAGGCCTCATGAGActgaatgcttgtttttgcaGGTACAAGCCAGAGGTTGGAGATATTATCGTTGGCCGTGTCATTGAGGTCTCCTTTTTAtgctatttctagttttctccCCTATTAATAAATTGAAACAATGTGCTGTTGATTTCTGTGTCATTGTTGTTGATTCATGCAAATTGCCTCCTAAGGTCTTTGTTGATTCATTATGTTCTGTTTATGCTTTGACtgattgtttcattttttgCTTTTTCAAGATCGCTTTTAAACGTTGGAGATTGGAGATTAATTTCAGTCAAGATGCAGTATTGATGCTTTCATCTATGAATTTGCCAGATGGTATCCAGGTAAAAATGacatcttattttatttttcatgaaTCAAAAAATAAGCCTTTCAAAGAATGTCCATGTAAAATTCATGACATGGGACAGATGCTTTATAACAAGAAAGTTGGAAACTATTAGTTAAAAGTTTAGTCGCATTCGACATGTTTGAGAAATCAAACTCAAATATAGGTAATTCATGCTACTTAGTGTGATGATTTAGCtgattttattaattattttaaagtCATGAAGTTAGAAACTCTGCAGACAACTCTTATTTTATCTTGCCCTTGATTTTCAAGTTCTGAGGTGGGTGAGAATTAGAAACTCTTATTTATTTTGGTGTATGACTTGCTGAAGATTCCTCTACCCTCAGAAGTAACAACAATGATATAACTCTCTCTAAAATTgtgttttctcaaaaaaaaactctgaGAATGTTGACCAGCTTAACAATTCCTAACAGCTCCATACTTTTTCTGTCTACCCATGTTGTAGAATATAATTTATGGCTTGAGTTTATGGGGATTTCTCATGAGATATCTGTGGCAAGATTTATGTAATAATTTCGTATTAAAGGAAATGACAAACAAATTTGTTTTGTCGTGTTCTGTGCTTGTAGTGTGTTGTCCCTCCATTTTAGTATGTCTAcatcattaaaatttttaatctgGAGCTCATGAACTGTTTAATAGCCTCACCTAGGAAAAATTCTAAATACAATTTTTGAACACTGAAGGTTGTGGAAaatgctaataaagaaaaaaatttgcagATTAGAGTTGTTATATAAAAAGGAAGATTGAATTAAAGTCGGCCATCATGTTTTATGTTTGTTGTttaaaagatcatccaagatggACATATTAATAGTTTTATCCTGTGGTTAGAATAATCAGGCAATTCAGTTGCCTACCAATATCACTGGCTTTTACAAGCCACAAAAAAGAATGCACAAATACACAAAAGTTCAAAACTTCTTAACCTGTAAGGAAAATTGTGTAAGTGCGTAAATTGTTGTCTGAAGATGAGACCTATTTTTCATCattgttattattttcttttggagAAAAAGGATTAGAATCATTGAAATGAAATAATTATGAAGAGTACATGAATCTgataatatatttcaatatgATGACTCAATTATTAAGGAAATTTTAGGTCATTCTAGGTGAGTTAATGGATGTTGACTGCGATAACAATTGCTATATTTGCTAATCTTTTCTTATGAACGAGCTGTGTTTGCTCATTGGTGATGTATTGCAGAGTTCCAGGTAAGCAAATTGCATCTACCATGTCATTGCATTAAAGAGATGACTGTTGTTAGTTGATAATGAATTCCATCTTTATTTACCTTGTACTATTGCACTCTatgagtttttctttttctgagtCACTGCCTATTTTTTATTACTTCTTGAGGTCGGTTAGTCTTGTTGATTGCATTGAAATTATATCTGGCCTTTATGGTTGCCTGGTGCTGATAtttgttattatatttttttgtgtaACTGCTAGAGGCGGAGAACTGCTGTTGATGAACTCAACATGCGTAGTATCTTTGAAGAAAATGACGTAATTTGTGTAAGTATTTATGCCCTTTGCTGCTATGCAAATTTTGCAAAATTGTTTCTTTTAAGTTATTTTACAGCATTTTTATACAGAATTGTTCCATATGCTTGAAGAAAAGAAGCACACTTGGATCAATTATGTGATTGAGAACGTGATATTTTTGGATTGGTCTACGATGATATTTAGAGTGCTAGCATTGCTGAACAGTTGCGGTTTTGCTTTCTTTAGTATTTGATGCAATTATTTTTTCCCTACTGGGATATTAGCAACTTAAACAGAGTTTACTTCAATAGAATCAACCCTTTGATTTCATAAGTTACTTCTAATGCAAATATGCTAAAAAAGTCGAAACAAGACATTGCAATAATTAAGCCATTATGGTACTTTAGAATCATGCTGCTTTGATTATGGAGCAGTATCAAATACACTCAACCATCAGAAGACACTCTACTAGCACCATTCCGTGTCACCCATCCTACTATAGTTATATATTCTTTTGTTCATCTTGATAGATGCATTGTACCAAAATGATCATCTCCTGGCTGTTAATTTTGACtaagtttttattttctctTGTATTTCTAATAAAGTTACATCCCATATACTTCCTTTCATTATTAGAGAATTTAAtacgttttaatttttgaaggaTTTATTTCTATAGTCAATGTGGCATTCAACTTGATTCTCTGTTGTGTAACAACCGTACACACACCATAGGACCTTCTCTTGCATGGGAACAAGGAAGCCTACAATATACAAATATAAGGTTGAACTTTATGGGTCAGAAAACTAGGAATGCAGGAGTGAACTAGCCTGATCTCATCTCTTAGCAGGTTACTATGTCTACATTCTGGTCCTGGATTTGAATGGGTTAATATCTAGATTCCTATATCCTAAGCCAACTGCATGAACTGCAACCATATGCACGGACATCTTACAGATGTTTCATTGCAGAATATTGTTGGACTATCAGTGTCAAGATTTGCTATTAGCTTTTGGTGTTGCTGGTAATCAGTATGATCAATGGTAGTTGATTGTTTGCTTTTTTTCATTGTTCATATATAACTCTCAGGCTGAAGTTCGTGGCTTCCAGCATGATGGAAGTTTGCACCTTCAAGCTAGAAGCCAAAAGTATGGAAAGGTATATTGTCCTTTAATATTCCTGTTTTCCCTTAcaaagcttaaaagttttaaataaaaatacgtTTGGAATATGACCTAActctttgaaaaattaaatcacaACATCAGAAAAATGGCACATTCTTATTTGACCAGTGCAGAATGATTTACTATGTTCACATGTTTTGTGGGAAACACATGTTAAACAAGGATGGGTTATtggtatattttcttttctgagACAGAATAATGCTTGTTGCGGTGTTGCTTTTGATATAAAGTTAAGGAGGATTCATAGAGCTTGTCCCATATAGTTATGAGGAGGCTGTTAATTAtttgtttaattatttttctcttaAGAATAAAAGAGATTAGGACTGACGAACTACTATGTTTGGTGAGAGAACTGGGTTAATTTGGTTAATGTGATTTTGAAGGGAAATGCTAATCAATCAGGATAGTGGCGGTACCCATTTACTAGAGTAAATGTgatgtatataaatatataatcacACTGATTATACATAGTTAATTTACGAGCCATATTATGTGGCTGAACAAAATGGATGATTTGACAATGATTCTAAAAATGACGGTAATCTCAGAGAACCTGTGGATTTATGCCAAGAAAGTTAATGATGCAGATTGTCATCAACTTGAATGTTTGATACCAATACCAAACGTTGGGCACCAATGCCAAGTGAGGTTCAAGAACTTGGTTTTGGTTTAGTCTTCAGGTGATGCGCATTAACGTTTGAAACTTCTGTGGTTTCTATTGTTTCCAAAAGTAAGAAAAGTTTACAAGACAATAAAGAAAACATCACACCATTTTTGAGTTGTTACATTGTTTGTGACATTTTGTGTATTTTCTGGTGGATTCATGCTAGCAAAAGAACTTTtgaaaatcaatacaatgaaaaAAATACTATGTTTCACATTATTGTTGAGTGTAACTTAccattttattatttgataaatGACCATCTGCATGTCTATGAGATCTAGGGTCTGAGGTGTTCAATCTTGTGTGAAAAAGGTCTACTTTTATCTATATTCTTCTAGAACTCAACATCAAAATAATTCGAATATTCTCAAAACTTGCAAAACTGTGAGCTAAATCTTTAAAAAATGCTTACTACAATTCAAGGAAATGAAAAATAGCACAGTAGCCCATTTATAGATGTATTTGAACCTATAAGTCAGTTCTGGATGAAAAATACAAAACAATTAAGTTTTGGACTGGTTGTTGCCAAAACCAAAATGCTTGGTTTCAATTTCAAATTTACAACTAAACACTGAAAAGGGCCAGGTGTCTAGGTAACCTAAACTTTACTATTCTTCAACAACAACTAAAAGATGAGGTGAAGCACTGGGAAGattatacaaatatataaaaatgtaTATCTCAATATAATCAAATTACTAGACTATGTTAACCATAGAAGATGCTTTTTATTAGATTAAATTTCACTTATGCTTTATAAcgataatgaaagaaaaaagttGTGACACTTCACTATAAGTatcaaaatattgaaattagTATTGTTACGCACAAGAAATTAACAATTTTTCATTGGAGTGCCCTTAAATAGGATACTCTAAAAAGCCAAGCCAAATGCCAAACTTCTTTCTGATATGAGTTGGATACTTCTGTTCTAGAGAACTTAGTATCCTTGTTCTTGTCCTGTCCAGGTGTCTAGAAATGTCAGCACTCCATACAATTCTAAAGATTGAAGTGTCTATATAAGACGGATGATGAGTAACAAGAAAGGATTTTGGTGGTCACTAAGAAAGGAAGGTGTGCATAGGTGGTGAATTTCAGTTGTTCATTACAGGGGTATTTGGATGCTCCAAGCTCTGCCTAATGCTTACCTATAATTTGTGCGGAGACGGTCCCAAGCCTGGATAAAGAAGGGTTGCGGTAGTGTTGACACCTAGTATAAAACTATAGCCACATCATATGAGATTGAATTCTAAGAAAACTATTGGGGCATTCTCTATTAGCAATATGCTCCATCGGATCCCGGGTTTGCTAAAAAGTGGGCAAGGGTTAACTAGGATATTCCTTAGAAGCGACATGTTAGTTACATCGGTACACGGATGTGATAAGAAGTAAGCAAGGGTTCTCACATTTTAATAGATAGATGTGGGTAAAGAAATTAGTCTAGGAAAGTAGGATATGTTTAGCAACTTGGAATATAGGATCCTTGATAAGAAAATTGTTGAAACT
Proteins encoded in this window:
- the LOC103703831 gene encoding exosome complex component RRP4 homolog, with amino-acid sequence MRDLQLSLNQTQRVRLQVALQQLQDLASQAAASSSVTIADTIPVNNEDGILKGHGTSELDGQVVATLCGVVERVNKLVYVRALRARYKPEVGDIIVGRVIEIAFKRWRLEINFSQDAVLMLSSMNLPDGIQRRRTAVDELNMRSIFEENDVICAEVRGFQHDGSLHLQARSQKYGKLERGQLLTVPAYLVKRRKQHFHHLEQYGVDLILGCNGFVWVGEHLKTGEHDMLDDQERRPEISKSNKIDDEEQEWTFTPLEVRHHICRIANAVRLLSALGFILTVEAIIDTTEAGFSSNIEIKDMLGPEFYVQIVEREVQRRISLLRKKG